One window of Desulfarculus baarsii DSM 2075 genomic DNA carries:
- a CDS encoding cache domain-containing protein, which translates to MNLAGRLWRSTRVRLIVSFVAVALLVGVASFLVGGRLLYEAVLSEAASRVRLDLNAAREIYQSRTRSIELALSVAIAGDQVQRLLTDGDAAALKAWLDRLAREAGLDFLGLAARDGRVLARIGPGPLGGRDVDLPVVAQALAAGRPMGGTVVMDAASLAAEDPALARRAVVRPVATARADPAPEGARTEALCLAAAAPLSREGLALYGGVLLSRDKAIVDTVGQTVFKNESFAGRQLGTATIFLGDLRVSTNVRAPDGSRAIGTRASREVAEEVLGRGGVWSGRAFVAYDWQITAYEPIVDVNGQRVGMLYVGVLEAKYAGLWRQTLMVFALTTLACLVVAVGLGAYLAERITRPVNQLIAASERVARGDFSPEVGPIVRSDLGLLQRGFQEMLLALGERERRQQEESEKRLLQSEKQALVGRLAAGVAHEINNPLTGVLTFTHLLLRRGDLPAEVVHDLQTIAAQTERVRKIVKGLLDFSRQTKLEAQPSDLNPLVAAAVKLMTNQALLKGVRLHFDPQEEFPVMNLDRSQMQGVLINMIINALDATPPGGEVAVITRPGDPARRGGRQGVEILVRDTGCGIAPEHLDKLFDPFFTTKEVGQGTGLGLAVSQGVVARHGGEITVRSKPGQGSTFTIWLPEEIRSEGYDW; encoded by the coding sequence ATGAATCTTGCCGGCCGTCTTTGGCGCTCCACCAGGGTCAGGCTCATCGTCAGCTTCGTGGCGGTGGCCTTGCTGGTGGGCGTGGCCTCGTTCCTGGTGGGCGGCCGGCTGCTCTACGAGGCGGTGCTTTCCGAGGCGGCCAGCCGCGTGCGCCTGGATTTGAACGCCGCCCGCGAGATCTATCAATCGCGGACGCGCTCCATCGAGCTGGCCCTGTCGGTGGCCATCGCCGGCGATCAGGTCCAGCGCCTGCTGACCGATGGCGACGCGGCCGCCCTGAAGGCCTGGCTGGACCGCTTGGCGCGGGAAGCCGGGCTGGATTTTCTGGGCCTGGCCGCGCGGGACGGCCGGGTGTTGGCGCGCATCGGCCCTGGCCCGCTCGGCGGCCGAGACGTGGACCTGCCGGTGGTCGCCCAGGCCCTGGCCGCTGGCCGGCCAATGGGCGGCACGGTGGTCATGGACGCGGCCAGCCTGGCCGCCGAGGATCCGGCCCTGGCCCGGCGGGCGGTGGTGCGGCCGGTGGCCACGGCCCGCGCCGACCCCGCGCCCGAGGGCGCGCGGACAGAGGCGCTGTGCCTGGCCGCGGCCGCGCCGCTGTCGCGGGAGGGCCTGGCGCTCTATGGCGGGGTGTTGCTCAGCCGCGACAAGGCCATCGTCGACACCGTGGGCCAGACGGTTTTCAAGAACGAATCCTTTGCCGGCCGCCAACTGGGCACGGCCACGATCTTTTTGGGCGATCTGCGCGTCAGCACCAACGTGCGCGCCCCCGACGGCAGCCGGGCCATCGGCACCAGGGCCTCGCGGGAGGTGGCCGAGGAGGTGCTGGGCCGGGGCGGCGTGTGGTCGGGCCGGGCCTTCGTGGCCTACGACTGGCAGATCACCGCCTACGAGCCCATCGTCGACGTGAACGGCCAACGGGTGGGCATGCTCTACGTGGGCGTGCTGGAGGCCAAGTACGCCGGGCTCTGGCGGCAGACGCTTATGGTCTTCGCCCTGACCACCCTGGCCTGCCTGGTGGTGGCCGTGGGCCTGGGGGCCTATCTGGCCGAGCGCATCACGCGGCCGGTCAACCAGCTCATCGCCGCCAGCGAGCGGGTGGCGCGGGGCGATTTTTCGCCCGAGGTGGGGCCCATCGTCCGTAGCGACCTGGGGCTGTTGCAGCGCGGCTTTCAAGAGATGCTGTTGGCCCTGGGCGAACGCGAGCGCCGCCAGCAAGAGGAAAGCGAAAAGCGCCTGTTGCAATCGGAAAAGCAGGCCCTGGTCGGCCGCCTGGCCGCCGGCGTGGCCCACGAGATCAACAACCCCCTCACCGGCGTGCTGACCTTCACCCACCTGCTGCTGCGCCGGGGCGACCTGCCGGCCGAGGTGGTCCACGACCTGCAAACCATCGCCGCCCAGACCGAGCGCGTGCGCAAGATCGTCAAGGGCCTGTTGGATTTTTCGCGCCAGACCAAGCTGGAGGCCCAACCCAGCGACCTGAACCCCCTGGTGGCGGCGGCGGTCAAGCTGATGACCAACCAGGCCCTCTTGAAGGGCGTGCGCCTGCACTTCGACCCGCAAGAAGAATTCCCGGTGATGAACCTGGACCGCAGCCAGATGCAGGGAGTCTTGATCAACATGATCATCAACGCCCTCGACGCCACGCCGCCCGGCGGCGAGGTGGCCGTGATCACCCGGCCCGGCGATCCGGCGCGGCGCGGCGGCCGCCAGGGCGTGGAGATCCTGGTGCGCGACACCGGCTGCGGCATCGCCCCCGAGCACCTGGACAAGCTTTTCGACCCCTTTTTCACCACCAAGGAAGTCGGCCAGGGCACGGGCCTGGGCCTGGCCGTCAGTCAGGGCGTGGTGGCCCGCCACGGCGGCGAGATCACCGTGCGCAGCAAGCCGGGTCAGGGCAGCACGTTCACCATCTGGCTGCCCGAGGAGATCAGGAGCGAAGGTTATGACTGGTGA
- a CDS encoding FmdB family zinc ribbon protein, translating into MPIFEYVCGRCGEQFEALILRADDKALCPKCGCDQARKLASGFAVGGGGPGLDGPGLASSGCGGGGFS; encoded by the coding sequence ATGCCGATTTTCGAATACGTCTGCGGCCGCTGCGGCGAGCAGTTCGAGGCGCTGATCCTGCGCGCGGATGACAAGGCCCTCTGCCCCAAGTGCGGTTGCGACCAAGCCCGCAAGCTGGCCTCGGGCTTTGCCGTGGGCGGCGGGGGGCCGGGGCTGGACGGGCCCGGCCTGGCCTCGTCGGGCTGCGGTGGCGGCGGCTTCAGCTGA
- a CDS encoding FKBP-type peptidyl-prolyl cis-trans isomerase yields the protein MKKIIFAALAIILVSGCALADGKPSFNTLEEKISYIIGFQFGADMSKDQINVSPEVFLKGMKDGLAGNKSALDEKQAAAAMDEFRVKMMAQQQAKMKEQAAENKKKGDAFRAEFKKKPGVKTLPSGVMYRVISAGKGPQPKPTDVVQAHYTGKLVDGTKFDSSEGREKPVSFPLDGVIPGWSEALQQMNKGAKWEIVLPPEAAYGDRQVGPMIGPGSTLVFEVELVDFAAPKAEEAPAAQPQK from the coding sequence ATGAAAAAGATCATTTTCGCGGCGCTGGCCATAATCCTCGTTTCCGGCTGCGCCCTGGCCGACGGCAAGCCGTCCTTCAACACTCTCGAAGAAAAAATAAGCTATATCATCGGGTTCCAGTTCGGCGCCGATATGAGCAAAGACCAGATCAACGTCTCGCCCGAGGTCTTCCTCAAGGGCATGAAAGACGGCCTGGCCGGCAACAAATCGGCCCTGGACGAAAAACAGGCCGCCGCGGCCATGGACGAGTTCCGCGTCAAGATGATGGCCCAACAGCAGGCCAAAATGAAGGAACAGGCGGCCGAAAACAAGAAGAAGGGCGACGCCTTCCGCGCCGAGTTCAAGAAAAAGCCCGGCGTCAAGACCCTGCCCAGCGGCGTGATGTATCGCGTCATCAGCGCCGGCAAGGGCCCCCAGCCCAAGCCCACCGACGTGGTCCAGGCCCACTACACCGGCAAGCTCGTCGACGGAACCAAATTCGACAGCTCCGAGGGCCGCGAAAAGCCGGTCAGCTTCCCGCTCGACGGCGTGATCCCCGGCTGGAGCGAGGCCCTGCAGCAGATGAACAAGGGCGCCAAGTGGGAGATCGTCCTGCCGCCGGAAGCGGCCTACGGCGATCGTCAGGTCGGCCCGATGATCGGCCCCGGCTCCACGCTGGTCTTCGAGGTCGAGCTGGTCGACTTCGCCGCGCCCAAGGCCGAGGAGGCCCCGGCCGCCCAGCCCCAAAAATAG
- the dnaA gene encoding chromosomal replication initiator protein DnaA, whose product MPLGHWEILRRQLGEVIDPEEFKLWIDPLRPVESDGPGLVLACPNAFHRTWLRDHHLPRLRQLARQIDPEFKVTLAVLPGGQPGGQGRPAVARQLTLPSLGLDHPQLNSRYRFENYIAGGGNEYACAAAKAMANGQSFFGGALYLVSGTGLGKSHLTQAIGHHVLDGERPCRVSYLTAEDFANQMISALRAKRMEQFKDRFRRGCDVLLLEEVPFLAGKDKTQEELVYTLDALANAGKRIIFTGNQPPAQIKNLGRRLRSRLDGSVTVPIEPPDHQTRVRILRSEAQRLGVVSPVEPLELLAEAISGDVRRLISALNGMAARSALTGRPMDLALAAEVAGQLATELRRLSPERIRDEVARAYGLEPALLSGKSRKKEVTGPRNIAMYLCRRHTDSSLKSIGGLFNRDHSTVMYGVDKIDRLLAQDQKLAGQLRYIEQRLGLG is encoded by the coding sequence TTGCCTTTGGGCCACTGGGAAATACTGCGTCGGCAACTTGGCGAGGTCATCGACCCGGAGGAGTTCAAACTCTGGATCGATCCCTTGCGCCCCGTGGAAAGCGACGGGCCGGGCCTGGTTTTGGCCTGCCCCAACGCCTTTCATCGCACGTGGTTGCGCGACCACCATCTGCCGCGTCTGCGCCAGTTGGCCCGCCAGATCGACCCGGAGTTCAAGGTCACCCTGGCCGTGCTGCCCGGCGGCCAGCCCGGCGGCCAAGGCCGGCCCGCGGTCGCCAGGCAGTTGACCCTGCCCAGCCTGGGCCTGGATCACCCCCAGCTCAACAGCCGCTATCGCTTCGAAAATTACATCGCCGGCGGCGGCAACGAATACGCCTGCGCCGCGGCCAAGGCCATGGCCAACGGCCAGAGTTTCTTTGGCGGGGCGCTCTATCTGGTCTCGGGCACGGGCCTGGGCAAGAGCCACCTGACCCAGGCCATCGGCCACCACGTCCTGGACGGCGAGCGCCCCTGCCGGGTGTCCTACCTCACCGCCGAGGACTTCGCCAACCAGATGATCAGCGCCCTGCGCGCCAAACGCATGGAGCAGTTCAAGGACCGCTTCCGCCGGGGCTGCGACGTGCTGCTGCTGGAGGAAGTGCCCTTTTTGGCCGGCAAGGACAAGACCCAGGAAGAACTTGTCTACACCCTCGACGCCCTGGCCAACGCCGGCAAGCGCATTATTTTCACCGGCAACCAGCCGCCGGCCCAGATCAAAAATCTGGGCCGGCGTCTGCGCTCGCGCCTGGACGGCAGCGTCACCGTGCCCATCGAGCCGCCCGACCACCAGACCCGCGTGCGCATCCTGCGCAGCGAGGCCCAGCGCCTGGGCGTCGTCTCCCCCGTCGAGCCCCTGGAGCTTTTGGCCGAGGCCATCAGCGGAGACGTGCGGCGGCTGATCTCGGCCCTCAACGGCATGGCCGCCCGCAGCGCCCTCACCGGCCGGCCCATGGACCTGGCCCTGGCCGCCGAGGTGGCCGGCCAACTGGCCACCGAGCTGCGCCGCCTCAGCCCCGAGCGCATCCGCGACGAGGTGGCCCGGGCCTATGGCCTGGAGCCGGCCCTATTGTCTGGCAAATCGCGCAAAAAAGAAGTGACCGGCCCGCGCAACATCGCCATGTACCTCTGCCGTCGCCACACCGATTCGTCGCTGAAATCCATCGGCGGCCTGTTCAACCGCGATCACTCCACCGTCATGTACGGCGTCGACAAGATCGACCGCCTGCTGGCCCAAGACCAAAAATTGGCCGGCCAACTGCGCTACATCGAACAGCGCCTGGGCCTGGGCTGA
- a CDS encoding response regulator has protein sequence MKVLVVDDDKVVLLSCRRVLEAAGHLTREAGGAEQALAILSAEPVDLVLADVMMPGVDGFALIERARRVAPSTPVVLMTGYLTPQIKQRGMAAGAAGFIAKPFTPDELLEGLARVMGPRQA, from the coding sequence ATGAAGGTGCTGGTGGTCGATGACGACAAGGTGGTTTTGCTCAGTTGCCGGCGGGTGCTGGAGGCGGCCGGCCACCTGACGCGCGAGGCCGGCGGGGCCGAACAGGCCCTGGCCATCTTGTCCGCCGAGCCGGTGGATTTGGTTTTGGCCGACGTGATGATGCCGGGCGTGGACGGCTTCGCCTTGATCGAGCGGGCCCGCCGGGTCGCGCCATCCACGCCGGTGGTGTTGATGACGGGCTACTTGACGCCACAGATCAAACAACGGGGCATGGCGGCGGGGGCGGCGGGCTTCATCGCCAAGCCGTTCACGCCAGACGAGTTGCTGGAGGGCCTGGCCAGGGTCATGGGCCCGCGCCAGGCCTGA
- a CDS encoding DNA polymerase III subunit chi, whose amino-acid sequence MELEFVNLKQCGRAPGEAVARLAAWHWRQGARVLILAADPRQAAGLDALLWTFDPASFVPHALAGGADQADEPVLISQEPANLNHASVLIMTKPPASPQAVPPGFQRVIVLIPLEDGPDLHACRDCFRLARDQGLNPAHATSLPL is encoded by the coding sequence ATGGAGCTGGAGTTCGTCAATCTGAAGCAGTGCGGCCGCGCGCCCGGCGAGGCCGTGGCCCGCCTGGCCGCCTGGCACTGGCGGCAAGGGGCGCGGGTGCTGATCCTGGCCGCCGATCCGCGGCAGGCCGCCGGCCTGGACGCCCTGCTCTGGACCTTCGACCCGGCCTCGTTCGTGCCCCACGCCCTGGCCGGCGGGGCCGATCAGGCCGACGAACCGGTGCTGATCAGCCAGGAGCCGGCCAACCTCAACCACGCCTCGGTGCTGATCATGACCAAACCGCCGGCCTCGCCCCAGGCCGTGCCGCCCGGCTTTCAACGGGTCATCGTCCTGATCCCCCTGGAAGACGGCCCCGACCTGCACGCCTGCCGCGATTGCTTCCGCCTGGCCCGCGACCAGGGCCTCAACCCGGCCCACGCCACCAGCCTGCCGCTCTAG
- a CDS encoding acyl-CoA synthetase, whose amino-acid sequence MAAPLSEQQRQLFEKIDKETNDFLMTRHNAVNRWVIGDMIRRSAYHYPDKLALIDGEIQRTYSQLERDSNQLAQALLGLGVQKYDRVAILAHNTYHHVLTWLGCAKIGAIYLAVNYLLRGPDIAYCINHSESKVFVIEDSLLELVDGVLGDMPTVRSFIWSAATGQGAMPAGFADFDAWRLAASDAAPQAILRIEDPAQMTYTSGTESRPKGVIISNQALIAQYMGCIIDAGYGPDDINVNALPIYHCAARDVFMNPIFWVGGTNVLMAPDLGQILANIEKHKATIFFAPPTVWIGLLRHPDFERRDLSSLKKCCYGASIMPVEILKEMMERLPGVEVYNFYGQTELAPYHTILKAQDALRKLGSAGKGGLHMESRLEGDDGQAIAAVGQPGEICGRGPHAMTMYFKEPDKTEEAMKGGWFHSGDLGVYDEENYITVVDRKKDMIKTGGENVPSREVEEAIYLDRRVEEVAVIGLDHPKWVEAVTAVVVAKKGQAIDPDELIAHCRQHLAPFKTPKKVIVVEALPKTPTGKILKRQMRQDYKGVFADE is encoded by the coding sequence ATGGCCGCGCCCCTTTCAGAGCAACAGCGCCAACTGTTCGAAAAAATCGACAAGGAAACCAACGACTTTTTGATGACGCGCCACAACGCGGTCAACCGCTGGGTCATCGGCGACATGATCCGGCGCAGCGCCTACCACTATCCCGACAAGCTCGCCCTCATCGACGGCGAGATCCAGCGCACCTACAGCCAGTTGGAGCGCGACAGCAACCAACTGGCCCAGGCCCTTTTGGGCCTTGGCGTGCAAAAGTACGACCGCGTGGCCATCCTGGCCCACAACACCTATCACCACGTGCTGACCTGGCTGGGCTGCGCCAAAATCGGGGCCATCTACCTGGCGGTCAACTATCTGCTGCGCGGGCCCGACATCGCCTATTGCATCAACCACTCCGAGAGCAAGGTCTTCGTCATCGAAGATAGCCTGCTGGAGCTGGTCGATGGCGTTTTGGGCGATATGCCCACGGTGCGCTCGTTCATCTGGTCGGCGGCCACGGGCCAGGGGGCCATGCCCGCCGGCTTCGCCGATTTCGACGCCTGGCGCTTGGCCGCCTCCGACGCCGCGCCCCAGGCGATCTTGCGCATCGAGGATCCGGCCCAGATGACCTACACCAGCGGCACCGAATCCCGGCCCAAGGGCGTCATCATCAGCAACCAGGCCCTGATCGCCCAATACATGGGCTGCATCATCGACGCCGGCTACGGCCCGGACGACATCAACGTCAACGCCCTGCCCATCTACCACTGCGCCGCCCGCGACGTGTTCATGAATCCCATTTTCTGGGTCGGCGGAACCAACGTGCTGATGGCCCCGGACCTGGGCCAGATCCTGGCCAACATCGAAAAACACAAGGCCACGATCTTTTTCGCGCCGCCCACGGTGTGGATCGGCCTGCTGCGCCACCCCGACTTTGAGCGGCGCGATCTTTCCAGCCTGAAGAAATGCTGCTACGGCGCCTCGATCATGCCCGTGGAGATACTCAAGGAAATGATGGAGCGCCTGCCCGGCGTGGAGGTCTACAATTTCTATGGCCAGACCGAGCTGGCCCCCTACCACACCATCCTCAAGGCCCAGGACGCCCTGCGCAAGCTGGGCTCGGCCGGCAAGGGCGGCCTGCACATGGAGTCGCGCCTGGAGGGCGACGACGGCCAGGCCATTGCGGCCGTGGGCCAGCCCGGCGAGATCTGCGGCCGCGGCCCCCACGCCATGACCATGTACTTCAAGGAGCCCGACAAGACCGAGGAGGCCATGAAGGGCGGCTGGTTCCATTCGGGCGACCTGGGGGTCTACGACGAGGAAAACTACATCACCGTGGTCGATCGCAAAAAAGACATGATCAAGACCGGCGGCGAGAACGTGCCCTCGCGGGAGGTGGAAGAGGCCATCTATCTGGACAGGCGGGTGGAGGAGGTGGCGGTCATCGGCCTGGATCATCCCAAGTGGGTCGAGGCCGTCACCGCCGTGGTCGTGGCCAAGAAAGGTCAGGCCATCGACCCGGACGAGCTGATCGCCCATTGCCGGCAGCACCTGGCCCCCTTCAAGACGCCAAAGAAAGTCATCGTCGTCGAGGCCCTGCCCAAGACGCCCACGGGCAAGATCCTCAAGCGGCAGATGCGCCAGGATTACAAGGGCGTTTTCGCCGACGAATAG